A stretch of DNA from Anopheles ziemanni chromosome 3, idAnoZiCoDA_A2_x.2, whole genome shotgun sequence:
ggggggggggggggttataAGAAGTAAGGTTTACCGTCTGACGAATCGCTTAAGAGTTGAAATTAAGTTTTTATGGACcaaaagtattcaaaaacGATGGTCAACTGTTAAACACTTGATCGAAAACCATCTCAAGGTTTTGCTCTTTCTATAATccgatttttctgttaatTTCTACATTTAGCTATTTTCAAATTATACTTTTCTCTTTGAAAATTGGTTAACTTCATTGGACGTAACACCGGAGCCTAGAAAGTTGTATCCCCGATGAAAAAATTTCTTTTGATTAGCACAAGCACGTTTTTATTTCAGCTTTGGCAGGTTTTTAAAGAACAAATCTCCAGCTGAACCAATGAACTTTCCCGAGACGAAACTGCAAAGTAAAGGCGGCAATGAACGAAGGAcgtaaattatatttaatcTTCCGCTTTAGCGATTGGAAGTATCAGAAGCACCTGTCTGTTCGTTGTTTCTACATTTTCCGAAAcgagattttttttcgtacataCTGAAACTTCTAGTCATTATTCCGAGTCACGCGCGAACCGGGAGGCATCCGTCAACGTAGCGGGCTTCCTGCGTGTCGGTTTTCCTTTCTGCAGGATTTTGTGCGCAAAAAACCCGGCTCCCGGACGGACGTAAACGATGGGAAATATGTCAGAATAATTTATGATGGTTCCAATGATGGTATCATGGCACATCATTTTCCGATCCCTCAGGGAAGCTCACGCTCATCGCCGTCGGTTGAGGTTAGGGGTATGTTTGTAGCATAAGCGGCCTTAAACGCTTTTGTGAGCTTTTGGTGCAACAATTTTCGTGAACCTGTTGCCTTTATCGCTTAGTATCTGCTGTAAGGATTTGTCCGCAGTTACGTTGAGATTGTTTTAATAATTCCTTTTGATGGTCGTAACTCCCGACATAAATTCGTCTTAGAATGTAATAACGAATAATGTTGAACGTAATTGAACATGTCGatactttttttgaaaataatttaaatagcCACGTCATGACATGAACATGTATGGGGAATacaaaataattgattttgttgatttattaATGGCTATTGTTTCAGTATCAATCCCCTCTTTTCATattgggaaaaatggaaaaaatagtcATACGGCTTACAATGGGCCGGTTTTGAAACTAACGATGCAGCATATCGTGATGTTGGTAACTCCCGTTGGGAGCTGGGCTAACGAAGAAGGACTGCTCTATTTTGGAGTGTCTGTTATCCTGGGACATTTTACATCTATTAAGAGTGTTTATTTAACACCgattaaattataaatttgtaactttttctatcttttaattttatatctGCGAACTTCGAACGCTGGGTTGAAATTGTTATCATCAGCAAACCTCAGGAAAGGTAGAGTTAATTTTCCAGCGACTTATGGTTACATCTAATGCGCTTAAAAATGTACCTCTCTTCTTATCCTCGTTGGCCTTTTTGATGGTTTCCTGTGTTTTACTATTTATTACAAACGTGTTTCATGGATGAATTTGTGTCATTATCAGTATTGCAgcacgtttggtttttttttaaattatcattatttttGCCATTATCCTTCTGGTCTACCTCCTACAGTCTAGTAACTGCTTTCAATTCCGCGAAAAGCTGAACCATTTGCGCGGCATACTACTTGGAATGAGCTTTTGCTTTCTTGTTGCTCGCAAATGCGGCTTTCTCGTGTTCGTTGTCATTCAACGTTTTGGttaattttgggttttggcttttccttgaatatttgtttttttttgttttttgtacgaAAACGTACTTTAGTAGTCGTGTTGTTCGTGCGTGACAACGAAACAGCTCAACGGGTTTCACTCCAGCAATACCATAAATGTTCCAGCGTAATTAGTAGACGGTTGCAATGGTGCTGCTATGCTTACAGGGAAGTAGAAACGATTTGCATCGGGTGAGAAAAACCTCTCAACTGCCGACGCCATCAGACGCTTATGTAAATTAATATCTTGGTGAACCTTGACGTGTACAAACTGTCGACACTAGAACTGTGCTGCTTGCATTAATTAGTCTTTCTTTACCCTAACATTGAACATGCTACTGCGCGATACGCAAATACCGTGGCTCAAGGGGTcacgaaggaaaaatataCTTGATGGTGAACGCAGGAAACAATTCAATTAGCATAACTTGTAGCAATATATTTCTAGTGAAAAAAAGATCCATCGAAGAAGTTAAATGACGTATGAAATGAATTTCACAGGGCTGCAATGAAATGTTTAGCTGGACAATACCCATCTCTCTTTTCTCACATAGTTTGCCATAAATCATCAATAAGCGAGAAGATATTTTTTGTACTGCACATTTGACTTCAATTCATCCTAACATTTAACTGCTATCAAAATGTTGTTGAGGGATAAACTGTTATCAAGTAGCTTACTTctgaaaattaaaagtaaaaggTTCTTTAGATATAAACCAAACATATTTCCCTATAGTCTTTCGGTTATGTTTTTAACAATTAGTCTAGTATCGTTTTTTATTGTTCCTCATATATACTTCCAACAAGGCTAATCTAGCATTTGCGGTTTTTTATTCGTACTTTTACACTTTACACAATTTTTAACTCTCTTAATCAACACTTCGCTGTTCTACTTTACACTTATACTAGTACATTTGAACACTTTCGagtaactgtttttttttttcagttggtACGTTTATGTGTAtctatttaatttcttttatcgacatcttttttaaaactctTACGGCAACCAAATCttataaaaattacaaacttttctatttttagtgCATTTTCCAATCTGTCTGTCAAACACTTCACTGATCCTTTTTTCACAcctttttcaatttgattaCACACCTTTTTCAACTTTGCTCTTCTatctttcactttctttctctttcttatcTAAACTCCTATTGCTGTACCTTTTTCTCAAAACACGATCTACAGACAACTTATTACAGCTGCGTTAATTTTTGCGCGTTGTTTTTCCCACGTTATTAAATCTTTGACTTatcaaatgttttttgaatgcaTTTTTCGCAATTTTTGCAGTTTGTATTTTTTGGTTCGATTTCTGTTTTAACTTCGAAAATAAAGCATTTACGCCTCTTTACGTATTTCTTTTTGTGCTATCCTAATCTTAATATCTGTGTATAGTGAATCTGGTTAGATaaccttttttattcttttctcatttttctttaACCACACAGTGCCACTGGAGGAGCTGACTCTCGTCCCGCCACGGGTCCCGGAACACCAACTGAGGAGAATGCTGGACAAATCGGGCAAGGTAATAGATAGCGCTTAAATGTTTGCTAGTTGTATGaataatcaattttttttttcactatgTGATAGTTACACATAAAGTCACCGCTGGCGCTAAATCGATTGGATCGTTCCTGTACTCTTCGTTCAACAAAGCTGGGGATAAGATTAAACACCTGAAAGACAACGTGAGTGATGGGAGGAAACTTTGAACaagtaaatgttttgtttatcatgttaTTTCGCTTTTCACGTTTACTTAACATGTAGAGCATTCTCGGAGAATTCAGCAAGGAACAAGAAGCATTCATTAAAAACCAACAAGGCGGAGGATCCGCTGGCGTGTGTCCGTGGGTAGGACATGCCAACGAAGCAAAGATCAAAGAGGAGATTCTCAGTCTGTCGGCGGTAGGTTGCTAATGAAACCTCAAACGTTAACACAGTATATCGATATTCAATTGCACgttcattaatttttttttgcattttattaGGACCGTCGAAACTTCGTACGAGCTCCACCGGCGGgagttgaatttgattttgattACGATTCGTCGTACCCGATTGCATTGGCCATCATGAACGATGATAAGGAGCTGGAAAAGATGCGATTCGAGTTGGTTCCAAAAATGTAAGTACATATTTAGCACTAGTGGTCAACTCAAGCCGGCTGCCTGTAAGGGTGCCATAAATTTACTGTGGTGTTTGCGGTTTGAGTGCTTCTTAACAGTACTCCTGCTCGTCGTGCCTCTCCCTGCAGacaataataattttgaaacccATTTGCGGAGATCTAACCACAATTGTACCGTTTCTTTACACGCTCGCAGCATCACGGAGGAGAACTTTTGGCGTAATTACTTCTACCGTGTTTCACTGATATGCCAAGCAGCAGATTTGGGCACACTGGGCGACCATAATGAGTTCGTTAAACGTGGCGTCAGTGAAGATACAGAGGGTAACGTACACTGAATCGAATTTAATTCTGCTTGTGGTTTTCCCCTTTCTTCATTTCTATCCTAGAATTTCTTCCCTTTGTATTATCCGACTGCGATTAAGAGAACCATATTACtggtgttttttatttgttttattacactGTGGTAAATACGTTCCTTGCAAGTGAAGAAAGGTTTTAGAACTCGCATGCATATatagatatatttttttataattgcCAATTTTGCAAACTTGctcatttatttaatttgtataatgcattttccatttttaagtttgtcttttcttttccataatAATCCACATCACCTACATTAATGTGGTATAAACATTACCATCATTTAATTTCTAGAATCATGGAACTAGAATAGATGCGTTGCCATGCTTAAATGTGCCTTATTGAGAAAATAGCACTAATAAGCACGTGTAGTGGAAACGGGTTGTTGGCGTGGGAGTTTTGTAAATGTAATTGAGTTAGGGCAATTTTTCAAGCAACCTTCTGCGAATAGGCCGATATTTATAACTTTATTCTCGTAGCTCTCCCTGCCGCATCTTTACACGTGCAGTTTagattgcatttgttttatttacagcTCTTATCAACCTTTACTTATTAccttaatattttttacacaTTAGTCAGCGCCCAATAATGGCCGTACTGGTGGCATTCATCTATCATTTTCTTAAGTTATttcgtaatattttatatttattttattcccccTTATTATCGTCGAGAAGATGCCGACTCTAGCCGGACAGATGTGCCAAAACCCGTGCTCAATGAAACCAGCGCTCCCGAGCGCTCGGCTCAAACGGTCCTTCCAGCCAAAACGTCCGTTTCAGACACTGTTCGAAACAGTGCTACGCATTCCGATGTCGCGGTGCCTTCCGGTGCCATCGTGAAAACGGTCAAAAAAAGCAACCACAGTGAATTCATTTCTGATAGTTtccaaacgaacgaacaagaTCTGGAGGAGGTAAAGGCTGGCATGAAAAAGCTCGGTATCGATAGCCTAGCCCGGCAGGCGAACGAATCGATTCTGCACGAGGCTGAAAAAAGTGGTAAGAGGTGAAACATTGCATATAGATAGTTTTACTAACTAGACTCGGcaagagcaaaacaaatggGCTGCAATTGAAATGGTATAGCTAAAGTATTCGTCATGACAGAATGTCTGTCGTTTTACTCTGACGTTTCAAGTGGATGCATTTTTCATATAACAATGATTATTTGGTGAGAACAATAATGCACATAAACGGTTCTCTCGGGGTTTATGCGTACGGTGTATCAACACGCTGTGATCCAGCAATACATATGCATAACACAAGATGTAGAAAAACACCAAACTTCTATGCAATACGAGAGAAAACTACAGAATCAAGTACAAGTATACAATCGTATGTAATGCTttagttttgcttcatttccacGCGTGTATCTTATCCGTTTTAATGCATGTATGGACTTCGCGGCGTATTTGCTCGATTACAGATCTCGGCCAATCACCTGCACACAAAATGCACAACTAAATGGTAGAGTTGCATTGCAGCATGTAGAATAGAGGTAATCGtgatacaaaaaacaaaaaaacagaaaagtttcGACCAGTAATCATACCTGGTACTATATCTTTCAACCTTTTTCCAGATAAACAGTCAAACAGCCGCACAGCCACCGGTAGGTTGGTTCATTTCGATTAGTACTTAGCTACCCGTAGTTACCGATATAGTCCCTTTACAGTTCAGGGCTTACTTCCACTGGTTTTTACCCATCAGTATGTTTCCACATATTGGTGGTCTTTGCCTTACCTTGCGTCCTTCGGAAAGCAAGCTTTTCCACGAAGTTAAtcacgaaaaagaaatgagaAGGAGAGTAACATTCAAAGTAGAGTACTGATGATCAAGTGTATGAAATTGTTCGGATGTGTATGTGTTCTGATGTGTGCGAGTCAAATCATTCTGCCCGGTTTTCATCATCTATCtaatattgttttaaagtCGAATCACATTTTCACATGAAACATTCATTATGGCTTACATACATTATCATCGTATGCGAACCGAAGGATCCCCTTTGTTAGGGAAAGGTGGGATGTAATATCTGATCTTAAATTTTCGCCCATTCCAGATGATCGTTTCAAAAGCGGACCGGTATTACGGAACTGCTGTAACATCCAATTCCCTTAACTTCGCGTCCCCTAGCTTCAAATAGCAGGTTTACTCCAACCCAACGTCAGAAAACGTTACGTTCACTGACGGTAGGCGTATGTGTTTACTGTATACCTACCTTTTCCCCATTATCTCGCATCCCTCTAAATCTTACTTTCACTCTTCGTGTCTAAGATTGAATACTTACTGTAATCGTGTCCAACAAAAAATTAAGCTTTCCCACAATAACACTCTGATACAGAACTCCATACTGTCCATTCGTTTGTCCATCAAAACAAATAGTTGAGTGCCTTCCCGTATACACTCGCTTTCTACCGGATCGGTTTGGTAATTTTACTCCGGGATGTTCCgcacgtgtatgtgtgtgtgtcctaaGTAGATCTAAATGTTACAAATGTATCCAGCACAAAACGCTAGAGCAGTTAAATAGCTTCAAATACTGCTTGTCCACCATCCTCAGAATTCTTACCAGAAATATTGTCTATTGTGGATGAATAGATTTCAAAATACACACGTATA
This window harbors:
- the LOC131288999 gene encoding synapse-associated protein of 47 kDa: MNMFSGLTNQVSSWIGAAKGEPQDEEVPTPPNSAATTATATTSGATAATTAAADTTGAAAAGGDGGDKSPTKGGVFSGVSSKVTGWLGNASIPSMPAIPTVSMPAMPAMPSMPSIPGLRKTNQTDENGGITNEGLVTSPEKASQGIAGSTDAADEEDRSRYISATGGADSRPATGPGTPTEENAGQIGQVTHKVTAGAKSIGSFLYSSFNKAGDKIKHLKDNSILGEFSKEQEAFIKNQQGGGSAGVCPWVGHANEAKIKEEILSLSADRRNFVRAPPAGVEFDFDYDSSYPIALAIMNDDKELEKMRFELVPKIITEENFWRNYFYRVSLICQAADLGTLGDHNEFVKRGVSEDTEDADSSRTDVPKPVLNETSAPERSAQTVLPAKTSVSDTVRNSATHSDVAVPSGAIVKTVKKSNHSEFISDSFQTNEQDLEEVKAGMKKLGIDSLARQANESILHEAEKSEEQWEKDLEAELQDYELVNDGSNERNANWEKDVDELLDDETDLK